In the Vulpes vulpes isolate BD-2025 chromosome 12, VulVul3, whole genome shotgun sequence genome, tAACCTCTCCGGTTAATAAACTTCTGGTTTCCTGCTGCTCTGGGGGAAGGCTGTAACCCGGCTGAGTGGCATTGGGGGGCACATTTGCCTCTCAAACAGACTTGCAACCAGTCACATCTTGAGCCCTACTGTCACCCATGCTTCTAGAAGGATCTATTCCTGTTAATGTCTGAACTTCCAGGGCATTCAATAGTACAGACCAGGGTGTTTCTTGGCTTTCTCCATCACTGCTACAAAATTAATCTTTTCAGGTGTGTctagttattattatttgacCATTTAGAAGCTTTCTAACTTCCAAAAAATCTTGTCTTCTATTCTCTTTGtgtgtttatacattttttaaaaagtgcccttTAATGCTACTTTATTGGGATTTCAGAAAAGAGCACAGGCTAATGCATGCAATCAATCCACTATTCTTTACTAAAAGTCAATCTGATGTTCTTTAATCTCATTCCTATATCCTAGTTTGAAAGGTATAcattctttgtattcttttaatgGGTTatccttaaaattttaatatccaCAAAGTCTAAAAGATAATCAATATCCCTATCTTCTTACAGAATAATGCAAAGACTGCAGAATGCTCTAACTTTGATTTCTGCTTTCCCGCTTTCCACACTACTTTGGTGTAATATTTTAAGTCCTCGTTGCTTATAACACTTCCTCCAAAGTAGTCCCTTCATCAATATATACTTATTGAGGCCCCCTACCATGTGACAAGTAGTTGTCTAAGTACTAGAAATACAGCAGCAAATGCGACTGAACtacatttaaagatatttttatgctAGGTTGGACTATCTGAAATTGCCAGTATTTTAGCAATTTTTAGTTGCTAAGAACTAATATTACATGGTTTAAGTAtacatatgtttaaatatatatgtttatataaattcatataaaatcatgaatgcaTTTTCGATTTACCTAAACATTTACTAATTTCGttccttccttctgtgtctaTTTGTTGTACCAGTCCTCTCtgagttttgtttccttttcagtgAGTTTTTGTGAGTGATCAATGCTCTACGTTCTCCCCAGAAATCAACTTGTCACTCTTGAATAATAGTCTACCCGAGTATAATGCTTGGCTGGCCATTAATTTATCTTCAGCTTTTTTTGAAGATATATTGCTGCTAAATCAGCCATCCGcttaatcattttcatttgtagaTAATCAGTCCATTCTCTTAAGGATGATTTTAAGATATCATCTTTGATGTTCTTCACATTCACAATAATGTGTCttcatttggattttgttttcatcTATTCTGCTCATGACTCAAGGATGCTTCTTCCAACAGAGGATTCAGGTCACATCTCTCTTCAGTTTTCAAAATTACTTAGCTGTCTTCTTTGGAATATTGCCTCTTCCAACATCTCTCTAGTCTCTTGGTAGAAATTCTAGGAGGCATATGTTGGACCTTTCCATTTTACCTTCTATGTCTCTTACCTTCCATTTCAtatcttccttctctttatgATTCTTTCTGGGTGATTTTCTCAGATCGTCCTTCTAGTTTACTAATTTGGTCTTCAACTGtacccaaatgatttttttcattttagtaactatatttttcatttccagttgGCCTATTTGATTACTTTTCTTTCTGACAAACAATGTGAACAGATCATCTTTCAAGACTAATGATTATACAGATTACTACTAAACATGCTTGGCTATTTCAATGCCATGTTAAATGCCCTTTGTTAAAGTGCATTTGAGATGTATTTATGTTGTTGTTTAAGTGGACTTGCATTTAGGCCTGCTGATAGAAGCATAAACAATGTAGAATGGACCCATAATGGATGGTTACTCtattctgcctatgtctctggtaTATTCTGGGATGGACCCTGGGACCTGCTGCTACACTGAGTAAAAACTGCTCCACCTCAGTTTACACCTGAGTTATTGGCAGATAAGACTGAAGGAGAACAATTTGCAGAAAGTTTGACTTACCACAGATGGTCCCCAACTTAAAAATTTTCAACTCTATGATGGTGTGAAAGAGATACATGTACTCAATAAAAACCAAACTTCAGATtctgaatttggatcttttcccaggctagagATTCACAGTATGATCCCCTCTTGTGAAGTTGGGCAGTGGCAGTGAACAGCAGTTCCCAGCCAGCCCCACAATCACGAGGGTCAACATCTGGTACACtgacaaccattctgtacccgCGCATATATTCTGTTTTATCACTTTCAGTACACTCTCCAATAATTCAATATTGTTAGGTAAAGGGTATTAaatgtagtttctttttaaaagattttattttattttattttattttattttatttattcatgaaaggcagagagagagagagagaggcagagacacaggcaggggaagaaggaggctccatgctgggagcccgacgtgggactcgatcccgggtctccaagatcacaccctgtgctaaaccgctgagccacccaggctgccctaaagattttatttttaagtcatctctacactcaAAGtgggggcttgaattcacaatcctgagatcaagaatcacctgctccactaactgagccagtgAGGCTCAATATTTTCTTATGGTATGTATTTTCAATTTACAATATTTCCAATTTGGGATAGGTTTATTGGGACAGAACTCCATCATAAGTTGAGGAATTTCTGTATTTAGAATGAGGAGTCACTAATATTCCTTCAGAGAACAAGTCAAATGAGGAAGACTGCCTAAGAAATCTTCTCATTTGGTGCATGTTGAGATTGTACTTGAAATCCATATGCTTGTGCATTTCATGTGTATATAGCAAAACTGCTCCTactgaacattaaaaaataaggtaccttttaatctttacaaatatatatttaaaaattatttttattctacatcCAGATTATGTTGGCAATtcctgaataaaacaaacaaaccaacaaatccAAATGGTAactctcttttaaagattcagCTGAGAATATCAGATACTAAGCAACAAAGaaacatggagaaaagggaaaggcaaACAGGTCTTGTGGAAATAATCTGGTTTGAAACACTTTATATCTGGTCCATCTTATTGCACCACATCTGGAAGTACAAAATGTCAGATTGTCCTACTATTTCGTGATGCTAagtttgatcacttggttaaaatGATCCACCAAATTTCTTCACTGTAAAAGTACACTTAACAATTGATAGGTTTTCTATCTGTGGGGTGATACTTTGAAGGCACATAAGCACCCCTTTCCCCAACAGTTTTTCACCTTATGGTTTTAACATTCATTGATGATCCTTGCTTGAATCAAGTATTCTCTGAGGGCTGcaaaagagtaattttaaaaaaaagattatattattCCATCTATATGTAGTAGCAGATTTCTTCTATAAGTAAGTGCTTTTAGGAAACTTGTTTTCACACCCAATGATTGGAGCCAACCATGTTTAACCTGAATCTAATGATGAGGAAACAGTCAAATCCAGAACATTTTATAAGACATCTCCCCTGGACTCTTAAAAGGAAGTGAATGTCAAAGGTTGGGGAGTACcgttctaaatttaaaaagaccataGAGGCACAACAATCTGATAAGATGTTTTGGATCCtgaatttatgaagaaaaaaaaggaaagaaaaaatagctaCAAATGGCATTTCAGGAGAATTGGGTAAATTTGAAtatctgaatatatttaaatatattaggtATATTAGAGAATTATGTTAATTTTCAGGGTCTGATAATGGTATTGTGTTTATTAAGAATTGTCCTTATTCTTAGGAGATGTATGCTGTCTATCATTATTTCAAATGGTTCCACACACAAAGCACataacacatacacatgcacaaatacCTCCAAACATTTAACCCAAAcattttagaaactaaaataagatGGTATCGAATAGGGAAACATGAGTGTGTCTTGCATCTACCTCTTGTATTAATGTAGGTTCTGTCAAAGAAAGCCAGAAACCACTCTGTGTATTTCAAGTGTGAAAGGCTTTAATATAGAGAATTAAAGGTTTATAAAACTGTTGGAAGTGCCGGAGGAGTGATCATCTCAGCTTGCACTTGAAGAAGAGATTCTCAAAAGTTCACCTGTTAGTAACTATAGATGAGAAGCTCACCTAATTGTCTTAGTCTACAAAGCCAATGGGTGTGATTCTTAAGAAGGTCATCCAgaagctgctttatttttttaataataaatttattttttattggtgttcaatttatcaacatacagaataacacccagtactcatctcgtcaagtgccccctcagtgcccgtcacccattcacccccaccccctgtcctcctccccttccaccacccctagttcgtttcccagagttaggagtctttatattctgtctccctttctgatatttcccacacatttcttctcccttcccttctattccctttcactattatttatattccccaaatgaatgagaacatacaatgtttgtccttctccgattgacttacttcactcagcataataccctccagttccatccatgtcgaagcaaatggtgggtatttgtcgtttctaatggctgaggaatattccattgtatacagatgccacagcttctttatccattcatctttcgatggacaccgaggctccttccacagtttggctattgtggaagcTGCTTTAAACTCCAAGTCTgtctgcctatgcttctgcctgCAAGTCCCAAGGAAGAATAATAGTCTTTCCTCTTGACTCTCGCACTGACTAGTCagtggcccagagaggggaagggattCTGGGAAACACGGTTCCAGGTGTTTCTTCTACATTACAGACAAGACCTTAGACGATGTGGTGATGAGgtaatgcctgggtggctcagttgattgaacatccaactcttgatttgggctcaggtcatgatctcagggtttcagggtcataggatcgagtccaacatcaagtcctgcatcaaacCTGCAgaatcaggctctgtactcagcagggagtccgcttaaggatctatttttccctctccctctgcccttccccttgtgtgcatgctcatgcaccctctctctctcaaataaaaaaaaaaaaatctctaaaaaaaaaaggattgatgATGATACCAGTCTACAAACACTATAGTGCAGGTAGATTTTATATCATAACTTATGCAAAAACCATTAGGATaccaaaaatgcttttttttttttttttaagattttatttatttactcatgacagacacagagagcgagagacaggcagagggagaagcaggctccatgcagggagcccaatgtgggacttgatcctgggactccaggatcacaccctgggctgaaggcggtgccaaaccgctgggccaccggggctgcccccaaaaaatgcttttaaaaaaatatggtaaaatatgcataacgtgaaaattatcatttttaagtaCACAACTGTTCAGTGGCATCAAGTACATTCACACTATTGTCAACCAGTACCACTAACCACCTCCAGAACTTTTGCTctgtcccatttttaaaaaagatttattgatttattttagagagggaaagagcacaagcaggatggggagaggaagagagaatctcaagcagactccatgctgagcctgatgcagggtctgatctcacaaccatgagatgcCAAAACCAAGAACTAGGTGCTAACTCACCAACCTACTCTGTGCCCTTAAACAATatatctctttttcctccctctccagcccctggtaaccattaatctactttctgcctctgcctttgtccctTTAAGTGGACTcatacaagatttttttcttttgtgtctggcttatttcacttagcataatgttatcaagatccatccatgttacaacatgtgtcagaatttccttcccttttaaggctaaataatattccattgtgtatatataccacatttagtttatccactcatctgccGATGGACACTTGGGGCTCTTTCCACCTTGATTATTGTGAAAGTGCTGCTCTTAATATGGAGATACAGGTATCTTTTCCAATTCCTGCTTTCAAGAgtcctttgggtatatatccCAAAGTGGAAtcgctggatcatatggtgattctaACTAATATTAATTAGTTCAAACTGAgtctgaaaaaaatagaatataaactcACCAAGGTATAGGTTACTTCAAACTGAGGAAGCAGTGTGCACGAAGCCTCAAGTTCCTGAAAGTGATGGCATGCTCAGGGAATGCCAAGGGTGTTACGTGGGAGGAGATGAGACCAGAGTGGGTTGGGATGAGCCACAGAAAGGATGCACAGAGTAGACAGGGCTTTGGCAGAGAGACCTGTCAGAGGCTATGCACGTGATCAAGGAGAGAAGCAAGTGAGGCTGTGATGTGACTGGTAATGGAACATAGGGAACCAATTCAAGGTACATTCAGTTGCAAAAATCAGCAGTTCCTAGTGTATTCAAGTATATGGAGTGGTCATCAGACAAAGGTCGGGCCTCCCTGGCTTCCCCTTCTCAGAagccctggggcgggggtgggtgtaGAGTTCGGACTTTCCCCATTGGAAGAATCCTTCTCTTGCTCCAGTTCTTTGGGCCCACAGTCCCTGGCCCTGAGGTCTTTAACTGCTTTCACCCTGCCACATCTGACTTCCCTGCAGTTCCAGGATTATTTCACAAAGTGGAAGATGGGAGTGCCCTTAACCCTGTAAATGCTGGCTCTTCCCAGGCTGCCTAAGTGGCCTGTAGTGAAGCTGTCATGAGCTGCCCAGGTTCAGGCTGGCCCCTGGACACTGTCCCTGTCTGGCTAGGGCTCAGTGCCTCTGGGCAGTTGAGTAAGAGCAGCGCCCTCAGCAGACAGGCTTTCCTCTGTTGGTGGGCCAGCCAGCTGGTCAATGGGAAGGGTGAAGGTCATGGGGTTTGGGGGGAACTGGGTGAGGAGTTCAGCCTTACTCCTTGTTAATCTTTGCAGGAAGAACTTTTTTGCTAGAGCAGCCCCCTGACACTAGGGCACTCATTAACCCTCTGGATgccagggaagggcaggaggtGAGCCCTGGGAGGCAGCTGAGGTCATCCTTCTTTGAACCTCCACGTGGTATTTACTCAGGGCAATTGTTGTCAGAGGCCCAGGCCCCTGGAGTATAAAGGCGAATGTCTGCTCTTTGTGCCCAGAATTGAGGAGGTGAGCAGGTGCTGGGTGGAGGGATGCAGGTTGAGTCCTCAGGGAGGGGATTGCCGGAGTCTCCGAagagagctgggggtgggtgCTAAGGACATCCTGGAGCACTTTGGCCAGAGTTGCTTCTTACTCCCTTGGGACACTCAAGCTTCTCAGCTGCTGAGTGGGAGGCAGGAAGGTAGGTAAGCAAGGGAGTGGTGGCCGAAGTGGCTGAAGGAGCCGCTCATGGGgtctggggagggtggggtgggggaactTTACAAAGcagtttgagctccacactgtGTCATCCAGGTGAAAATGAAGCCCTCCTCTTGTCAAGACACCCTTTCCCTCCCAGCCATGCTCACCTCCATCAGTCCTCATCAGCCCCAATAGCAATGTGCTCCCCATATCTCCGGGAAGGGTGAACAGATTCTGGGCAGGTTGGCTCTGGGGTAAACTTTGGAGATGTCCTTCTTTTGCTTCTTCACCCAGGCCTCGGTCCATCTTCTTTCTGAGTAGACGACAGCAATCATGGTTGCAGTTCTGGCCTGGGCTCTGACTCTGCTCTCAGGTGAGGCTCCAACCCTGACTTAAACGTGCAGGTGTTGGTGGGGGCTGGCCCAGGGGCCATCCAccctggggggtgggtggggacacAGTCTCCAACCCCCCCTCCCTCTCTACAGCGTTTGCAACTGTCCAGACCCAGAAAGGCTTCTGGGACTACTTCAGCCAGAGCAGCCGAGACAAAGGAAAGCTGGAGCAGGTCCAGCAGCAGAAGCTGGCATGGGAACCCACGTGAGTGGCTAGGAGAAGGGGTGTGGGTGCAGGGAGGTGACAGCCGAGCAGTTGGATGGTGTGCTGCTTCTGGTTCCTCAACTTATTAAGTCCTCATTGGGACAGAGGAATGGAGTTGTACTAGTTTTGCCTCATCCTGGCCTTCCTGGGCTGTGCAGCCCCCAACTTTGCTCACAGCAGCGCCCCCCATCTCTGCCTTGATCTCACTATAgctgctgcccctccccagggGTGGGACCTGGAGCCGTGCAGCGGACCCCTGCCATGGCCCCCAGAATGAAAGGATTGTGTGAAAGTCCAGATGCATCTGTTTCCTTGGGCAGTGTTGGTCTGAATATGCATGTGCCATGTGTCTGTACTTCTGTGAGGGGTGTGTGGTGGGCCCGCAGCTAGGACTGGAGCCCTGGCTCTGGGGCCACCACCCTGCAGCCTTGGTTTCCCCAAATGATTAGACAGTGATGTCTCTGGGGGAAAGGCCATGATGGGGCTAGCAGCATGATGGTCTGGATGTCTGTCCCCTACCCCAGGAGCCTGAAGGACAGCCTTGAGCAAGACCTCAGCAAAATGGACAAGTTCCTGGAAAAGCTGAGCCCTCTcagtgggcaggggagggagcctCCGGGGCTCCCACCTGACCTGGTGGGCATGCGGCAGCAGCTGCAAGAGGAGCTGGCGGAGGTGAGGGCGCGCCTGGAGTCCTACATGGGCGAGGTGCACGAGCAAGTGGGCTGGAATCTGGAGGGCCTGCGGCGGCAGCTGAAGCCCTACACCGCGGAGCTGATGGAGCAGGTGGCGCTGCGCGTTCAGGAGCTGCAGGAACAGCTGCGCGTGGTCGGAGAGGGCACCAAGGCCCAGGTGCTGGGCGGCGTGGACGAGGCGCGGGAGCTGCTGCGGGAGCTGCAGGACCGCGTGGTGCATCACACCGGCCGTGTCAAGGCGCTCTTCCGCCCCTACGCCCAGCGCCTGGTGACCGGCATCGGGCGCCACGTGCAGGAGCTGCACCGGAGCGTGGCCCCGCAGGCCGCCGCCAGCCCCGCGCGCCTCAGCCGCTGCGTGCAGATGCTGTCGCGCAAGCTCACGCTCAAGGCCGAGGCTCTGCACGCGCGCATCCAGCAGAACCTGGACCAGCTGCGGGAAGAGCTCAGCGCTTTTGCGGGCGCTGGTGCTGACCGCAGGGATGAGGGGGCGGACCCCGACCCCCAGATGCTGTCCCAGGAGGTGCACCAGCGACTCCAGGCCTTCCGCCAAGACACCTTCCTGCAGATCGCCGACTTCACCCGTGCCATCGACCAGGAGACCCAGGAGGTCCAGTTGcagctggccccgcccccgccaggccaCAGTGCCTTCGCCCCAGAGTTTCTCCAAGCTGACAGCAGCGAGGCCCGGAGCAAGCTGCAGGCCCGTCTCCAAGACCTGTGGGAGGACATAAACTACAGCCTTCATGACCTTGGTCTCAGTCATCTAGAGGAGCCCTGAGGGTCTACTTGTCCAGGCTCACTGCTCTGCTCCTTGTCTGAGCCCAGGATCCGAGCCTCTGGCTGGCTCTGTCCTTGACAGTGGCCTGTCCGGCAGAGGGTGGAGGGCCCTGCACAGGATAGGCGAGGCCGCCAAAGGGACTGTTGTCCCTGGCATATCCAGCCTCTTGCGTTTCCCCCATCTGGATGCATTACACTCATCAGGCTTTGCAAACCCAGCTTCCCGTGTTCATTTGGGAATCCTCATGAGTTGCTCCAATCCGGgatggtgggagtggggagggagagaggcactcTATATGCAGGTAATTACGTGCAGGCCTGTTGCCATGGTGCTGGAAGCCTGTGCCTCTTCTTCCCAGGGCTTGACTCTGATCACTTCTGGCCGCGTGGTGGCCGTTGCTACAGCTGGTCTACGGAGAGGAGCTCTTTTCTCCCCAGGGCTGCCATGACAGCTTCTtttgggggaagagaagggagaagggaggaaaatatGACGAGAGCACAtgaaagtgtgtatatatatcgcTGCTGGCTCTGATGCCAGGGGAACAAATGGTGGGGGTTGCAATGGGAGGGAGCAGAGCCTACATTTCCTTACATAGCTCTACATCTAAACAGCTGACCCAGCCCTCCAAACTGTGGGGCTTCTGAAACCCTCGGGGAAGCATGATGTGTGTCCTCTCCATTTGGGGCCCCTCACTTCTGACTCCCAGGCTGAAGCCTAGACTTCTGACTCATGAAATAGAGGCATATGGTGGAAGCTTATTTGCCTGGTGTGACTCTTATTTGAGCCATGTCTGAAAGTAGTGGCCTCACCACTACCCCCAAAGCACATCCATCACTCATTCCAATTCCTCAATGCCCTGTCTCATGGACGGAccctctcccaggaccctggctctGGCTAGGCTCTGCCTTAGATCACAGCTGTCTGTCATGCCTGGGTGTGGGCCTGGCTTAGAGATCTTCCCTCTGCACCTGCATGGCTCACCAGCCTTACCACAGGACAGCAAGCACGAAGGGCAGGTTCCAGGTTTTGAATGGCCTCCTCATGACTGACCCTCTTCTTGAGAACTCCAGATCTTATACTCCCCGTTCCCCATATACAGATTCACTTGGTGGCAACAAAAGTCCTCCTAGATCCCTCGAGAAACTCTGAAATCAGGGATGAGTgaagtgggaggaagaggaaagggtaAACACATGCTGTCCAGCACCTTTGGAAGGTGCTGTCCAGCAGCCTTCCCTCCGCTGGAAGCCGGCCTTGCACAGGGTTCTCAGCACCCCTATGAATCTGGCCTAATCATGCCTACAGGCTGGACCTCTTCCCTGACACCCACGTTTAGCAACAGAACCGGGTGAGAGGTGCCCAAGGAGAAGAGGTACTGGAAAGGaaagtttaccaaaaaaaaaaaaaagaggtgtttttgttgttgttagttggGAAACTGGGAGGGATGAGTCAGCCGGGGTTTGATGTGCTGGGGATGAGGGGGTGGGAGTAAAAACGCGGACGGTGTATTTGAGGCTGGAATTTGGGCAGGTGTTTCTGAGGGCAGAAATAAGGAGTGAGGACAGAAAGGGCCAGAATGCTTGAGGGacttggcgggggtgggggtgggggatctaGAGCCCAAGCAACGTCTGGTCCGACAGTAGTTGGGGGCCAGAGCCCGTGTCGGACAGCACGTCCTCATGAGTACAGAGGGACAAGCCAAGCGCCTTGCCATCAAGTCTCTGCAGGCAGGTTCATGGACCAATGGTTAGAGTCGTGTACGATGGAGCTATAGCAAAGGAGCGGAACAGTGCCCTGGGTCTGAGAGGACGTCCTGGGGGAAGCAACGCCTGAACTGCGGTGCAGGCAAAGCCTGAGTCCGCTGCCTTTGGAAGTCTGGACCGTGGAATCCCAGCACTGAGCGGACGGCCCCGAGGGCCCAGAGACTGCGGCCTCTTTAAGGAGGGGCGGGGCGGCAGCTGGCGGAAGTGCCTGAGGAAGGGGTGGGGCCGCGAGGGGAGCGGAAGCCGGAAGCGGAGGCCCGCTCTGCGCGTGGCGGCCATGGCGGCGAgcggggccgtggagccggggcgCCCGGCGGCTACTGCCGCCCCCTCGGCCGCCCCGGCGCAGGCTCCGGCCCCCGAGCGCTTGTTCCGGCCTATCAGCGCCGAGGACGAGGAGCAGCAGCCCACCGAGATCGAGTCGCTTTGCATGAACTGTTACCGCAACGTAAGGGGGAGGGGACCCGGAGGCGGGCACGCCCGGCGGTCCGTGGGGTCAGCGGTCggggccctggggcccctggTTTCTCTGCAGCAGCTTTCGGCTTCCGCAGGGCATGACGCGCCTCCTGCTCACCAAGATCCCCTTCTTCAGAGAGGTAATCGTGAGCTCCTTCTCCTGTGAGCACTGCGGCTGGAGCAACACGGAGATCCAGTCGGCAGGCAGGATCCAGGACCAGGGAGTGCGCTACACTTTGACCGTCGGGGCCCAGGAGGTGAGGGGAGCCCCGGGCAGCCTGCGGCCTGGAGAGGGCCTGGGCACTGGGGCCGGCGCTCCGGCGGCCCGGAGTAAACACCTCACGTGCCCGGGCCGCGGTTTCCCCCTCTGTACAGTGGTGTCGGTGCTGTCAGATGCTCGGGGGAGATCGGGCTGGTGAAGGTGCTTGGTAATTAGGGCATTCGTCAGAGGGAATGGGAATTCCCCTCACAGCGGTAGCTGTGAGTGTGAGGAACAGCACTGTCACCGTTTGGGCGGCGGGCTCCACACGTGCGCTCGTCTGGACCCGCTGGAATGGAGAGCTGGAGAGCGGATGGAGCTGCGGGCTGCGCTCTGCGGGCTGTCTCCTGACAGCTGTCCAGACCCCTCTGCACTGAAAGTCTATCTTTCTGCCCAGGACATGAACAGACAAGTGGTGAAAACGGACTCTGCCACCACAAGGATCCCGGAGCTGGATTTTGAAATTCCTGCCTTCAGTCAGAAGG is a window encoding:
- the APOA5 gene encoding apolipoprotein A-V, which encodes MVAVLAWALTLLSAFATVQTQKGFWDYFSQSSRDKGKLEQVQQQKLAWEPTSLKDSLEQDLSKMDKFLEKLSPLSGQGREPPGLPPDLVGMRQQLQEELAEVRARLESYMGEVHEQVGWNLEGLRRQLKPYTAELMEQVALRVQELQEQLRVVGEGTKAQVLGGVDEARELLRELQDRVVHHTGRVKALFRPYAQRLVTGIGRHVQELHRSVAPQAAASPARLSRCVQMLSRKLTLKAEALHARIQQNLDQLREELSAFAGAGADRRDEGADPDPQMLSQEVHQRLQAFRQDTFLQIADFTRAIDQETQEVQLQLAPPPPGHSAFAPEFLQADSSEARSKLQARLQDLWEDINYSLHDLGLSHLEEP